One window of Pieris napi chromosome 1, ilPieNapi1.2, whole genome shotgun sequence genomic DNA carries:
- the LOC125054991 gene encoding cilia- and flagella-associated protein 20-like, translated as MYRNAYQRGMLTVFFSVGSKPLAIWDTYMQDGYITRFLDQDIKSMVLEIGGTNISTTYMTCPKGKMVLGINMPFLVMIVKNLKKYFSFEVTVLDETGTRRRFRVSNFQSSTQILPLCTVMPIGLSDGWNQIQFNLAEFTRRAYKKQFVEVQRLKINANIRLRRIYFTERLIPEDELPAEYKLFFPIASKKKRGLQSKESKPTSQQALKPISSVAHLEQKPEETKSSKTSIHSIKKVSSEGKAEVQKKLSAANIDTENAVEKVPSEKLVTAEQGETEPVAVPEGSEEKEEGAPHDEAGEPTDMESKLADVEPATEQPETAVLKDNTENAAAEPTPAEEQVVVEPPAAEPAPE; from the coding sequence ATGTACAGAAATGCGTATCAGCGTGGAATGCTAACGGTATTTTTTAGCGTAGGATCAAAACCACTAGCAATATGGGACACCTACATGCAAGACGGCTACATCACAAGGTTCTTAGACCAAGACATCAAGTCCATGGTGTTAGAAATAGGTGGAACCAATATTAGTACAACTTACATGACATGTCCGAAGGGCAAAATGGTGTTAGGCATAAATATGCCATTCTTAGTCATGATTGTTAAGAAccttaaaaagtatttttcattTGAAGTAACGGTACTCGATGAAACAGGAACACGGCGTCGATTTCGGGTATCGAATTTTCAAAGCAGCACCCAAATATTGCCTTTGTGCACCGTCATGCCAATCGGTCTTTCTGATGGATGGAATCAAATACAATTCAATTTAGCCGAGTTCACTCGACGCGCGTATAAAAAGCAGTTCGTCGAAGTTCAGAGGCTAAAAATTAATGCTAACATTCGTTTAAGAAGGATTTATTTCACGGAAAGATTGATACCTGAAGACGAATTACCTGCCGAGTATAAACTATTCTTTCCGATAGCATCTAAAAAGAAACGTGGTCTTCAAAGTAAAGAAAGTAAACCTACATCCCAGCAGGCATTGAAACCGATATCATCTGTAGCACATTTGGAACAAAAACCAGAAGAGACCAAGAGTTCTAAAACATCTATTCATTCGATTAAAAAAGTATCTTCTGAGGGAAAGGCTGAAGTACAAAAGAAACTTTCCGCAGCTAATATTGACACTGAAAATGCTGTTGAAAAAGTGCCATCAGAAAAGCTCGTTACTGCCGAGCAAGGTGAAACTGAGCCAGTTGCTGTACCTGAAGGGTcagaagaaaaagaagaaggaGCTCCACACGATGAAGCTGGAGAACCCACTGATATGGAATCAAAACTTGCTGATGTCGAGCCGGCTACTGAGCAGCCAGAGACAGCTGTTCTTAAAGACAATACAGAAAACGCAGCTGCAGAACCGACCCCAGCTGAAGAACAAGTAGTAGTAGAACCCCCCGCTGCTGAACCTGCTCCGGAATAG